From a single Miscanthus floridulus cultivar M001 chromosome 8, ASM1932011v1, whole genome shotgun sequence genomic region:
- the LOC136474685 gene encoding ADP-ribosylation factor GTPase-activating protein AGD12-like, with protein sequence MSTANRYQHIKSTKPVLGKARKLKDLMIKSDNRICADCGAPDPKWASANIGVFLCLKCGDVHRALGPDISKVLSVTLDDWSDSDIDSMLEVGGNSYANSIYEAFLPKDHPKPKPDSTMEYRTKFIRAKYETQDFLKPSLRISSRSSFRSTTSVKSVDSNFSSTSRKDVSEDTREFVGDLNITVVKGTNLAVRDMLTSDPYVILTLGGQKAQSTVKKSDLNPVWNEVLKISVPRNYGPLKLEVYDHDMFSADDIMGEAEIDLQPMITAAMAFGDTSRLGDMQIGRWFMTKDNALMKDSTVNVVAGKVKQEVHLKLQNVESGELELELEWIPIL encoded by the exons ATGAGTACTGCTAATCGCTACCAACACATCAAGTCAACCAAGCCTGTTCTAG GCAAAGCAAGAAAATTGAAGGATCTTATGATAAAAAGTGACAATAGGATATGTGCTGATTGTGGTGCACCTGATCCCAAATGGGC ATCTGCTAATATTGGAGTGTTTCTTTGCTTAAAATGTGGAGATGTTCATAGGGCACTTGGACCTGACATTTCAAAG GTTTTGTCTGTAACTTTGGATGATTGGTCTGATAGTGATATTGACTCTATGCTTGAGGTTGGTGGAaactcatatgcaaattcaattTATGAGGCTTTTCTTCCAAAAGATCACCCAAAACCCAAACCAGATTCAACAATGGAATATAGGACAAAATTTATAAG AGCTAAGtatgagacacaagattttttgaAGCCAAGTTTGCGCATTTCGTCAAGATCATCTTTCAGATCTACCACTTCTGTGAAGAGTGTAGATAGCAATTTCTCTAGCACTTCAAGGAAGGATGTCTCT GAAGATACAAGAGAATTTGTTGGAGACCTGAATATTACAGTGGTGAAAGGTACTAACTTGGCCGTTAGAGACATGCTAACAAGTGATCCATATGTTATTTTAACACTCGGAGGGCAg AAAGCTCAATCGACGGTTAAAAAAAGTGATTTGAATCCGGTATGGAATGAAGTGCTTAAGATATCTGTTCCTCGAAATTATGGACCTCTAAAACTT GAAGTGTATGACCATGATATGTTCTCAGCCGATGATATCATGGGTGAAGCAGAGATAGATCTCCAACCAATGATCACAGCCGCCATGGCCTTTGGAGATACTTCACGTCTTGGTGACATGCAAATTGGGAGGTGGTTCATGACCAAAGACAACGCCCTGATGAAAGATAGCACAGTGAATGTTGTGGCAGGCAAGGTAAAACAGGAGGTGCATTTAAAGCTGCAGAACGTAGAATCAGGTGAGTTGGAGTTAGAGCTAGAATGGATTCCGATCCTCTAG